The following coding sequences are from one Mycobacterium bourgelatii window:
- a CDS encoding PE family protein, whose protein sequence is MSHLSVAPDSLMAAAADLENMANSIDAAHRFAAPATLAVSPAAADEVSAGIAQLFSQHAQAYQAVARDAAAFQERFIQNLTASGSAYAAEDLGSSHSLALTDPVEYFTVAGYTFISLIPGYLILSAVTLIPPLWPLFPLVQVLAFARFGALVAEVLTLSPISYPYFPYERY, encoded by the coding sequence ATGTCACACCTAAGCGTGGCGCCAGACAGCCTGATGGCGGCCGCAGCCGACCTAGAAAACATGGCCAACTCGATCGATGCGGCCCATCGATTCGCCGCACCTGCGACCCTCGCGGTGAGTCCCGCGGCCGCCGACGAGGTGTCAGCCGGTATCGCGCAGCTTTTCTCCCAGCATGCTCAGGCCTATCAGGCGGTGGCCCGAGACGCTGCGGCGTTTCAAGAGCGGTTCATTCAGAACCTGACAGCGAGCGGGTCGGCCTATGCCGCTGAGGATCTGGGTAGCTCGCATTCGCTGGCGCTGACCGACCCCGTGGAGTACTTCACGGTCGCCGGGTACACCTTCATCTCGTTGATTCCCGGTTACCTGATTCTTTCGGCGGTCACGCTGATCCCGCCGCTGTGGCCGCTCTTCCCGTTGGTCCAGGTACTGGCTTTCGCGCGATTTGGGGCACTGGTCGCGGAGGTGCTTACCCTGTCCCCGATTTCCTACCCCTACTTCCCATACGAACGGTACTGA
- a CDS encoding MaoC/PaaZ C-terminal domain-containing protein, producing the protein MNQPSGLRNMLRAAAGALPVVPRSDKLPNRTVTVEELPIDHTNVAAYAAVTGLRFGNNVPLTYPFALTFPSVMSLVTSFDFPFAAMGAVHMENHITQYRPIAVTDTVGVRVHAENLREHRKGLLVDIVTDVSVGNEDAWHQVTTFLHQQRTSLSDEPKPPPQKQPKPPPPTTVLKITPSRIRRYASVSGDHNPIHTNPIAAKLFGFPTVIAHGMFSAAAVLANIEGRLPDAVKYSVRFAKPVVLPATVGLYVDEKEGGWDLALRNVSKGYPHLTATVRPL; encoded by the coding sequence GTGAATCAACCAAGCGGCTTGCGGAACATGCTGCGCGCGGCGGCGGGCGCACTGCCCGTCGTCCCCCGCAGCGACAAGCTGCCGAACCGCACGGTCACCGTCGAGGAACTGCCGATCGACCACACGAACGTGGCGGCCTACGCGGCGGTCACCGGGCTGCGCTTCGGCAACAACGTCCCGCTGACCTACCCGTTCGCGTTGACCTTCCCGTCGGTGATGTCATTGGTGACGAGTTTCGACTTCCCTTTCGCCGCAATGGGTGCGGTGCACATGGAGAACCACATCACCCAGTACCGGCCGATCGCGGTGACGGACACCGTGGGTGTGCGGGTGCATGCGGAGAATCTGCGTGAGCACCGCAAGGGCTTGCTGGTCGACATCGTGACTGACGTGAGCGTGGGCAACGAGGACGCCTGGCACCAGGTGACGACGTTCCTGCATCAGCAACGCACCAGCCTGTCCGACGAACCCAAGCCGCCGCCGCAGAAACAACCCAAGCCGCCACCGCCCACCACGGTGCTGAAGATCACGCCCAGCCGGATCCGGCGCTACGCCTCGGTCAGTGGGGACCACAACCCGATCCACACCAATCCGATCGCGGCCAAGTTGTTCGGTTTCCCCACCGTCATTGCGCACGGAATGTTCAGCGCCGCAGCGGTATTGGCCAATATCGAGGGCCGGTTGCCGGATGCGGTGAAGTATTCGGTGCGGTTCGCCAAGCCGGTCGTGCTACCCGCGACAGTGGGCCTTTACGTCGACGAGAAAGAGGGCGGGTGGGACCTTGCGTTGCGCAATGTCAGCAAGGGGTATCCGCACCTCACTGCGACGGTGCGCCCGCTCTGA
- a CDS encoding 3-oxoacyl-ACP reductase has translation MPTKRSPDLFSQVVNSGPGSFLAKQLGVPQPEPLRRYSPDEPPLTGSLLIGGEGRVVEPLRAALHDYDQVANNLGGRWADSFGGLVFDATGITDPTGLKALHDFFTPLLRNLNRCARLVVVGTTPEAVSSTHERIAQRALEGFTRSLGKEVRRGSTVQLVYLAPDAKPAATGLESTMRFILSAKSAFVDGQVFYVGAEDATPPADWDRPLDGKVAIVTGAARGIGKTIAEVFARDGATVVAIDVESAEDALAETANNVGGTPLWLDVTAEDAVDKIAEHLRDHHGGKADVLVNNAGITRDKLLANMDDARWNSVLAVNLLAPLRLTEGLVGNGTIGEGGRVIGLSSIAGIAGNRGQTNYATTKAGMIGITQALAPELAKKKITINAVAPGFIETQMTAAIPLATREAARRMSSLLQGGQPVDVAEAIAYFASPASNALTGNVIRVCGQGMIGA, from the coding sequence GTGCCCACCAAACGCTCACCTGACCTGTTCTCCCAGGTGGTCAACTCCGGACCCGGATCATTCCTGGCCAAGCAACTCGGGGTTCCGCAACCCGAGCCCCTGCGCCGGTACAGCCCCGACGAGCCGCCACTGACCGGCTCGCTGCTGATCGGCGGCGAGGGGCGAGTGGTCGAGCCGCTGCGCGCCGCCCTGCACGACTACGACCAGGTGGCCAACAATCTCGGCGGCCGCTGGGCCGACTCGTTCGGCGGCCTGGTGTTCGACGCCACTGGCATCACCGACCCGACCGGGCTCAAGGCGTTGCACGACTTCTTCACGCCGCTGCTGCGCAACCTGAACCGGTGTGCGCGCCTGGTGGTGGTGGGTACCACGCCCGAAGCGGTGAGCAGCACCCACGAGCGGATCGCCCAGCGTGCGCTGGAAGGGTTCACCCGCTCGCTGGGCAAGGAGGTGCGCCGCGGCTCCACCGTGCAACTGGTGTACCTCGCCCCGGACGCCAAGCCGGCCGCGACCGGTCTGGAATCGACGATGCGGTTCATCCTGTCGGCCAAGTCCGCGTTCGTCGACGGCCAGGTGTTCTACGTCGGCGCAGAAGACGCCACCCCGCCGGCCGACTGGGACCGGCCGTTGGACGGCAAGGTCGCCATTGTGACCGGGGCCGCGCGGGGCATCGGCAAGACGATCGCCGAGGTGTTCGCCCGCGACGGCGCCACCGTCGTCGCGATCGACGTCGAATCCGCAGAGGACGCCCTGGCCGAGACCGCCAACAACGTCGGCGGCACGCCGTTGTGGTTGGACGTGACCGCCGAAGATGCCGTCGACAAGATCGCCGAGCACCTGCGCGACCACCACGGCGGCAAGGCCGACGTCCTGGTCAACAACGCCGGGATCACCCGCGACAAACTGCTGGCCAACATGGACGACGCCCGGTGGAACTCGGTGCTGGCCGTGAACCTGCTTGCGCCCTTGCGGCTCACCGAGGGCTTGGTGGGTAACGGCACCATCGGCGAAGGCGGCCGGGTGATCGGGTTGTCCTCGATCGCCGGTATCGCCGGCAACCGCGGCCAGACCAACTACGCCACCACCAAAGCGGGCATGATCGGCATCACCCAGGCGCTGGCACCGGAACTGGCCAAGAAGAAGATCACCATCAACGCCGTCGCACCGGGCTTCATCGAAACCCAGATGACCGCTGCCATCCCGCTGGCCACCCGCGAGGCGGCCCGCCGGATGAGTTCGTTGTTGCAGGGCGGACAGCCCGTCGACGTCGCCGAGGCCATCGCGTACTTCGCCAGTCCCGCGTCGAACGCGCTGACCGGCAACGTGATTCGGGTCTGCGGCCAGGGCATGATCGGCGCATAA
- a CDS encoding acetyl-CoA C-acetyltransferase: MSPASSQNSPSKRRVAVLGGNRIPFGRSDRAYAEASNQDMFTAALSGLVERFGLAGERLDAVIGGAVLKHSRDFNLIRECVLGSELSSYTPAFDIQQACGTGLQAAAIGADGIATGRFDVVAAGGVDTTSDAPIALGDDLRRTLLKLRRAKSNVQRLKLAGTLPANLGIAVPANSEPRTGLSMGEHAAITAKEMGIKRVDQDELAVASHRNMAAAYDRGFFDDLVTPFLGLYRDDNLRADASVEKLATLRPVFGVKNGDATMTAGNSTPLTDGASVALLATEEWAEAHSLTPLAYFVDSETAAVDYVNGRDGLLMAPTYAVPRLLARNGLTLQDFDFYEIHEAFASVVLAHLQAWESEDYCKERLGLDAALGSIDRSKVNVNGSSLAAGHPFAATGGRILAQTAKQIAEKKAQQQGDKPVRGLISICAAGGQGVAAILEA, from the coding sequence TTGAGCCCTGCAAGTTCCCAAAACAGCCCGTCCAAGCGCAGAGTCGCCGTCCTAGGCGGCAACCGAATCCCGTTTGGAAGATCCGACCGCGCCTACGCCGAGGCGTCTAACCAGGACATGTTCACCGCCGCGCTGAGCGGCCTGGTGGAACGCTTCGGGTTGGCCGGCGAGCGACTCGACGCGGTGATCGGCGGCGCTGTGCTCAAGCACAGCCGCGACTTCAACCTCATCCGGGAATGCGTCCTGGGCTCCGAGCTCTCGTCGTACACCCCCGCCTTCGACATCCAGCAGGCTTGCGGCACGGGCCTGCAGGCGGCGGCCATCGGCGCCGACGGCATCGCCACCGGTCGTTTCGACGTGGTCGCGGCGGGCGGGGTGGACACCACCTCCGACGCGCCGATCGCGCTGGGCGACGACCTGCGCCGCACCCTGCTGAAGCTGCGCCGCGCGAAGTCCAACGTGCAGCGCCTCAAGCTGGCGGGAACCCTGCCGGCCAACCTGGGCATCGCGGTCCCGGCCAACAGCGAACCCCGCACCGGGCTGTCGATGGGTGAGCATGCCGCCATCACCGCCAAGGAAATGGGCATCAAGCGCGTCGACCAGGATGAGCTGGCCGTGGCCAGCCACCGCAATATGGCTGCCGCCTACGACCGGGGCTTCTTCGACGACCTGGTCACGCCGTTCCTCGGTCTGTACCGCGACGACAACCTGCGGGCGGATGCCAGCGTGGAAAAGCTTGCGACGCTGCGCCCGGTGTTTGGGGTGAAGAACGGCGACGCGACCATGACGGCCGGCAACTCCACGCCGCTGACCGACGGCGCTTCGGTGGCGCTGCTGGCCACCGAGGAGTGGGCGGAGGCGCATTCGTTGACGCCGCTGGCCTACTTCGTGGATTCCGAGACGGCGGCGGTGGACTACGTCAACGGGCGTGACGGGCTGCTCATGGCACCCACCTACGCGGTGCCGCGGCTGCTGGCCCGCAACGGCCTGACCTTGCAGGACTTCGACTTCTACGAGATCCACGAGGCCTTTGCGTCGGTCGTCCTGGCGCACCTGCAGGCCTGGGAGTCCGAGGACTACTGCAAGGAACGGCTTGGCCTCGACGCTGCGCTCGGGTCCATCGACCGGTCCAAGGTCAACGTCAATGGTTCGTCCCTAGCCGCCGGCCACCCCTTCGCGGCCACCGGCGGTCGCATCCTGGCTCAGACGGCCAAGCAGATCGCCGAGAAGAAGGCGCAGCAGCAGGGCGACAAGCCCGTGCGAGGCCTGATCTCAATCTGTGCCGCTGGTGGTCAGGGCGTCGCGGCGATCCTCGAAGCGTGA